The genomic window TCCTGGAATCGTAAATTAGAGGAAGAAGTACATAAAAAAACCGAACAACTTGAAAATTCCAACCAGCGCCTGCAAAAACTCAACCGCGTGAAGAATGAATTCCTATCCATGGTATCCCATGAATTGAAAACTCCTCTAACAGCCATGCGCACATCAAGTGAATTCCTCAGGGAAGAAGACTGTGACAAAGAAACACAGGAAGAAATGCTTGACCTCATAATCCGCAATATAGACAGGCAATCCCGGATGGTTGATGACCTGCTGGATATTTCCCGCATTGAATCAGGCAGGATGGTTTTCAAAGAAGAAAAGATCGACCTCAAAGATATCATTGATAATGCAATCCAGATGATGGAACCAATGGCAACAAAGTATGGAATTGCCATTGAAAGAGAAGTGGATAATGATCCACGGGTCAAAGCAGATAAGGATAAACTGCTGAGGGTTTTTGTCAATTTACTCAACAACGCTATCAAATTCACAGCCAATAAAGGCGAAAACATAAAAATTAAAACTGAAGAAATCAGAGATTTCGTGGAAATAAGTGTCACAGACAGGGGTATAGGCATACCTGAAAATGAGCAGGATAAAATATTTGAAAAATTCTATCAGGTAGACAGTACCTCACGCCGCAAAGTGGGAGGTAGTGGTCTTGGGCTTGCGATTATTAAGGGAATAATAGAAGGCCAGGGCGACTCTATAAGGGTGAAAAGTGAGCCCGGGGTTGGCAGCACATTTATATTTACATTGAGGAAGTGGGAAAAATGAAAAAAATAGTAATAATATGTGTAGTTCTGTTCCTGTTAACAGCAGGATGCCTACATGATTCAGAAGAACTACGTGCAAAGGAATATGCAGACCCCATTGCAAACCAGCTTATTAAAGGGATGCAACAGGACAATTATACACTTTTTTCGGAAAAATTCACACCTACTATGAAAAAGGCCCTGCCTGAGGAAACCTTCTATGAAGTAAACGACATGTTGATGTCCACCGTAGGCAAACCTGTATCATTGGAATTCCTCAAGGCTGTTGAAGGTGAAAGGTTTGTAACTATTGTTTATACAGTTACATTTGAAGACGGTTCAGAAGGATTGTTCAGTATCGCCTTAAAAGAAGAAAACGGAGAAACAAGGGTTGCGGGTGCCTGGATTGATTCCCCTAAATTGCGTCAGGAGGAGGAAAATGTGACCCTTTAACAGGTCACTCATAACGCAGTGCATCCAGTGGATTCATCATTGAGACTTTTTTAGCAGGTATACTTTTGCATTTTAAAAATAACAGTCCCGATGTCACCTGAAAGCAATGCCTGTGGCTCTACACTGTAACTTATCGCTACTGTTGGACTTATCTCTGTATCGGCAGAAGCTGTCAGTAAAAGAGAAAAGAAGAAATAGAGTAAATATTACTTTTTTTTCACGCAATTCCTCCAATATAACTAATGAGGGAATAGAGAATAAGGAGACCGACAGGAAGACCGACAGAAATCAGGGCACCCCGCAGATTTAAGTTACGTGCATTTTTGAGACCAAAAATCCAGATATTGGCACTCCACAGCTGGAATATGATACCAACAAGTGTTGCAACCTGCATCAGGGGATCATTGGAAAGCATCTGGGCCATCTGTGCAGGGTCTGCAGCAGTTGCCTGGAGAGAAGCTGATATCTGGTTTATAACATAAAGGCCAAAGATAGAGTTCAACAGGGCGGGGATGTAACCATAACCTACAAACTCAAGGCTGCGTTTAAATGAGCCTTCCCCGCCAAACAGGGCTGACAGTCCATAGAAAACCGCTGTGTATATCGGCCATACTATCAGGACGCCCAGAAATCCTCCCAAAGCACCACCAATGGCACCTATACTGGCAAATCCTACCCCAACAGCTGCTGATGATAAAATTGCCTTTACCATTATGTAACCGGAAATTGCCCCCAGAAGGGCATTCAGGATCACAATGAAAAAAGGTATTTTGAAATGAATTCTTTCTGTCATCTTTTTTTTGAAGAAACTGTCAGGGTTTGTAAGTACGTTGATAATTTCATTCATAGTATTACCTCAAGAAATTATTAAATTGGAAGTTGCCAGACGGAGTGAAATATTGAGAGGGGTAGTAAGGTGGCATCAATACCGATTGATGGTGCAGTAACCTTCATCTGGCAACACCGAAAGAATAGACTATATAATTGATAAACCTTCCTATATTTAGCCAAGTGAGGGTTGAAAAAGTCGCTTGTTTTGATATATACAGCACTTTAAAAATCTATTAATTAAAATCACCTTCCAACAAACCAGTTATAAAGGGGAGCAGGGATCCGGACACATAACCAACATAATGTACGAGAACATTCGTGCGCACACCATCCGGAGAAATAATATTATCAGGAAAAAGAAAAGCAGAAGTAGCCGGAAGGAATATAATAATAGATACTGCAGTTGCGATCTCAATAATTCTTTCCTGTTTTTTTCTTCCCCATGGACGATGAATTAAATCCAGATTTTCCTGATTCCATCTACGCAGGATTAACTCGGCTCTGGAAACAATCTGGTGTAACACTTCCTGACCCCTTATAATATTGGCAAATACAATAAGAGAACATAAAACTACTAGCCACAAGTGCCCATAAGTAAGGGATATGACCACAAGATTGGTACAGAGTACTGCAAACAGAAGATGAATCGGGTTACCAGTACCCCATTTCCGTGCCATATAAGCAAATGTAGAATACAAAAGATAACCAAACATCACTGCCACAATACCGGATATACCATTAACAGTACCTGCCGAAGGAACACCCTTGAGTGTTAATATTGAGAAAAGGACAGGTAGGAACAAAAAAAAGAATAACATGTGAATTCTAAACTTTATACGTTCAAAATTCAGGGCTATAATAAGAGGCGTTACAAGAAGATAACTTCGCATATTGGAAAGCAGATGGGACAAGTCTACATGTGAATAATTTGATAAGAACATGGGCAATTTAGACGGATCATTTGAATCGAGGACAAAGTACGTTGCAAGCGAGGGATCCGATTGAAGAAGTAAGTATATCACAATGTTTAACCAGGGTACAAAAAGAAGAAAAACAAAAAAATCTACAGGATCATGCATTATATTATCAAGCAATGGTTTGTATGTATCCTTTTTCACTGCAGAAATTTTCTGTCCAACAGTATTCATAAATACACCTTAAACCAAACATATATAAATTTTCATACTGGCCTGAATAAAAATTAATAGTTCTAATGGTACTAAAAAGTTGTAGTGGACGATACACCAATTACTCCTTTTAACCATTTATCCATGTTTCTTAGAATTAAATGGGGAAGCCACTGTCACCATCCCAGAATCCGCTCAATGGCCTTCACATCCTTTCGAATTAAGTATTTTCGGATTTCATCTATGGATAACAAAAGCAATCCAAAAGGAATTGCAAGAGCTATGTATCCAATTGCCACTGGTGAGGTATTAAATATAAGGTTTGCAATAGGGTTCCATATTATAAAAGCAAGGATAAGCAATTCACTTCCAATACCCAGCAGGACAGTTTTGTTATCAAGCAAACTTTTTGAAAATACAGAGTCACGACGGGTCCTGGATATGAATACATTGGCAATCTGGCATATTATCACGGCTGCAAAGAAGGCAGTTATCGCCTGTCTGTACAGGGGATTATCAAAGGGGAGCTGTTGGCCCCAGGTCCATCCACCTTCAAACAGGACTGCGAAATAACAGAAAAACCCGGCAGCAGCTTCAATCGGGCCTTTTATCCCATAGGAAGTCAAAAGTATGGGTGCGGTCAAAAGTTTTTCCGACCTTTTTCGCGGGGGCTTATTCATGATATCCCCTTCACTTTTTTCCATTGCAAGGGCAAGAGCCGGTATAAGATCGGTACCCAGATCTATTGCCAGTATCAACTGTACAGGCATAGGAAGAGGGACAGCCAGCAGGACAAATACAATAAATGGTAAGATTTCGGGCACATTGCTTGTTAAGATATATGCCACGAATTTCTTGATATTATCAAAAACAAGCCTTCCTTCTTCTACTGCATTAACTATAGTTGTAAAATTGTCATCCAGTAGCACCATGTCTGCAG from Methanohalophilus halophilus includes these protein-coding regions:
- a CDS encoding DUF3887 domain-containing protein codes for the protein MKKIVIICVVLFLLTAGCLHDSEELRAKEYADPIANQLIKGMQQDNYTLFSEKFTPTMKKALPEETFYEVNDMLMSTVGKPVSLEFLKAVEGERFVTIVYTVTFEDGSEGLFSIALKEENGETRVAGAWIDSPKLRQEEENVTL
- a CDS encoding YIP1 family protein; this translates as MNEIINVLTNPDSFFKKKMTERIHFKIPFFIVILNALLGAISGYIMVKAILSSAAVGVGFASIGAIGGALGGFLGVLIVWPIYTAVFYGLSALFGGEGSFKRSLEFVGYGYIPALLNSIFGLYVINQISASLQATAADPAQMAQMLSNDPLMQVATLVGIIFQLWSANIWIFGLKNARNLNLRGALISVGLPVGLLILYSLISYIGGIA